One genomic window of Solanum dulcamara chromosome 10, daSolDulc1.2, whole genome shotgun sequence includes the following:
- the LOC129870660 gene encoding glycerol-3-phosphate acyltransferase 5-like — protein sequence MDSSIVCELEGTLLKDQDPFSYFMLVAFEASSLIRFAILLMLWPLIKFLEICGRKDKGLKLMIFVATIGVKISEIEAVARAVLPKFYFDDIDMNSWRIFSSFDKRIVVTKIPRIMVERFVKEHLRADDVIGSELVVNNSGFATGFIKEDFDSILEKVGALFDGETQPSLGLGRPQNASSFLSLCKEQSHPPFMINKNQDHLIKPLPVIFHDGRLVKRPTPSIALLILLWIPFGIILATIRIIIGLMLPLWIVPYLAPLFGGKVIVKGKPPPPASITNSGVLFVCTHRTLLDPVVLSTVLQRRIPAVTYSISRFSEILSPIPTVRLTRIREVDAHKIKRQLEKGDLVVCPEGTTCREPFLLRFSALFAELTDRIVPVAMNYRVGFFHATTARGWKAMDPIFFFMNPRPMYEVTFLNQLPVEATCSSGKSPHDVANYVQRILAATLGFECTNFTRKDKYRVLAGNDGIVSQNSGTNFFNTFKKVVATFKLFIH from the exons ATGGATTCATCAATTGTTTGTGAGCTTGAAGGTACTCTTTTAAAAGATCAAGATCCTTTTAGTTATTTCATGTTAGTGGCATTTGAAGCATCTAGTCTTATAAGATTTGCAATTTTACTCATGTTATGGCCATTGAttaaatttcttgaaatttgtgGCCGAAAAGATAAAGGGTTAAAATTGATGATATTTGTGGCCACTATAGGTGTAAAAATTTCTGAAATTGAAGCTGTGGCTAGAGCTGTTTTAcctaagttttattttgatgatattGATATGAATTCTTGGAGGATTTTTAGTTCATTTGATAAGAGAATTGTTGTGACAAAAATTCCAAGAATTATGGTGGAGAGATTTGTGAAGGAACATTTGAGAGCTGATGATGTTATTGGGAGTGAACTTGTTGTGAATAATTCTGGCTTCGCCACTGGATTTATTAAGGAAGATTTCGACTCGATTTTGGAAAAAGTTGGTGCTTTATTTGATGGTGAAACACAACCTAGCTTAGGCCTCGGAAGGCCTCAAAATGCTTCTTCATTCCTTTCACTATGCAAG GAACAATCACATCCACCATTTATGATCAACAAAAATCAAGATCATCTTATCAAGCCTTTACCAGTAATTTTCCATGATGGACGTCTTGTTAAACGTCCAACACCATCAATTGCTCTATTAATTCTTTTATGGATTCCATTTGGTATTATATTAGCAACAATACGTATTATTATAGGTTTAATGCTACCATTATGGATTGTACCCTATTTGGCTCCATTATTTGGTGGTAAAGTTATTGTCAAGGGCAAACCACCACCACCAGCGTCAATCACAAATTCGGGCGTGCTCTTTGTGTGCACACACCGAACCCTACTAGACCCTGTGGTTTTATCCACTGTACTTCAACGTAGGATTCCGGCCGTGACGTACTCCATCTCCCGATTTTCGGAGATTCTGTCCCCGATCCCGACTGTACGACTGACGAGAATTCGAGAAGTGGACGCACATAAAATCAAACGTCAACTCGAGAAAGGAGATTTGGTCGTGTGCCCCGAAGGAACAACATGCAGGGAACCATTTTTATTAAGGTTCAGCGCGCTTTTCGCTGAATTAACCGATCGAATCGTGCCCGTAGCAATGAATTATAGAGTAGGGTTTTTTCATGCAACAACAGCTAGAGGATGGAAAGCAATGGATCCAATTTTCTTCTTCATGAACCCTAGGCCAATGTATGAG GTAACATTCTTGAATCAACTACCAGTAGAAGCCACATGTTCATCAGGTAAAAGTCCACATGATGTTGCAAATTATGTCCAGAGGATTTTGGCTGCAACATTAGGATTTGAGTGTACTAATTTTACAAGAAAAGACAAATATAGAGTTCTTGCTGGCAATGATGGAATTGTGTCACAAAATTCTGGGACAAATTTCTTTAACACATTTAAGAAAGTGGTGGCCACTTTCAAGCTTTTTATTCACTGA